Genomic window (Zymoseptoria tritici IPO323 chromosome 1, whole genome shotgun sequence):
ACACCAACAGACTACCAAAGAACTCCTCGGCCGACAATGCCCAACCGAATAGCTCAGAGCTCGCCTACCTCCTCTACTATAGTTCAACGCGACAGGAGAAGCTTCACAAAGTCGGCGCGTTTCTCGAACGCAAGACTCAAAACGACGTTGCGAAATGGCAGAGTGCCCGCGTCCACGTTACGTTACAAATTCTCACGGCCATGCTGGAGCACGCTGAGATACACCGGCCGCACGGCTTCGCGATCATTGCACCTTCAGTGAGCTTTTTGTCACCTTGAACTCGTTCATGACTCCTTCTGACCAGCTTAGATCCTCCGTATCATTCGGCAGATCATCAACAGCACCAACGACATCAGCCTGATCGAAGCGACCATCGCAACCTGGGACGCCTTCTGTCGGTGGCAGGACTGCCTCGCATTGGCAGCAGACTCGGAATATCGAACATTATTCGAAGAGGTGGTGCGACAATACGGCGACCTGGCCCAAAATAAGCCGAAGAAACTGGCCAAATCCACACAATCAATCCCCGAACACGATGCCCTGCGCATGCGTAACGCAGGAGTCACCGCGTTCAAAAGCCTTTTCGTTCCAGGAAACGTGGAACGCGGCTGGAACATCCAATTCAATCAGTCTTTTACTTCGGTCATCAGCAACTTCCAGAATACCCAGCGCAAAGCCTATATCGCACATCTGGACGAATTGAACAAGCaagccgaggaggagaaagaatCATCCAGGGCGATGAACGGGAGGCAAAGCATAGCGACAGTCCGGACGTACTCACAAGGACCGAACTCCGAAGGCGATGTCGACCCACGGGCTGCTGAAGGAACCGCCCAGGATGCCGATAAacttgaggaggaggaagttggaTTATTAGCATTGAACTGCGTAAAGGCCGTCTTCCAATCCGACAACTTTGTTCAAGTCCGTGGAGGCGCGACTGCATTCACAAGAACGGTAGCAGAAGAAGTGCGCCGCGATCCCTCATTTGCCGTGGAAGCAGAGCTTCTTTTCCGGCTCATCACGACTTGGACGCCCGTCCACCACAGGTTCAATGTTCTGGTGACTGCTGTGGACCATCTATGCAGACTGCCAATCGAGACCAGCGATGCCAGCATGGAGAAAGGCAGCAATTTGGACGTACATGATGCTTTCATAACCATGATACATGGTGTTCTAAGCGAAAACCTCAACTTTATCGGCCTTTCGGTTATGgacgtcctcctccgccttctaGATCACATCATACGTCTTGCGACGACGGGAAGCCGTGCCAACATCACGAGCGTCAGGACATCGGAGAGCATGATCGAACAGCTGAAAGACTGCATCGCATTACTCGCCGTGCATGTATACTACGCTGACCAAGTCAGAGACATGATCGCAGCAATTCTCCTTCGAGTCAAGGCGTACGCAGCGATCAACCGCACTTTCTCCCTCCGACAATCTGCGAGACAGCCACCAACACCGCCCAACGCAACCACCACCAACTCGATGAAGAACGGCCTTTCGGCCGGCCGTTCCTCGCCCACTCGCTCCGCCCGCGGAAGCACTATTTCCTCGCAAtcctcttccgacgaagCCAGAACCGTCGCCTTTGAAATGATCACCATGATCCTCGAATACGCCAACACCCGTGTCAATCCTTCAGGAGCAGCATCCTCAACGAACAAGATCAACAAAACCCGCCATCTCGTCCCCGTCGGCACCTGGGAAGGAACCCAATGGCTCCTCCGCGAACCCTCCGAAGACGTCCGCCAATCCTACAAAGTCGCCCTCCAAACCTGGGCGAAATACGAActcgactcctcctccgacccAGAAGTATCGCTCGATTTCGACGCGGAAGACTGCATCGGGAAACTCGTCGAGAAAGCCCGCCCTGCCGCGGCTTCCATCCGCGGGTCCATCGGACACCACAGCCACGTCAGTCATCCGCAATTGCTCATGTTGCCGTATACTACCGTCGGCGGGGATCGGAGACTGAGCAACGGCACGGGCACGGGGAATAATTCGATTGGGACGGGAACGGATGTGGAGGGGGAGAGGACGAAGCCGCGGGTGACTGCAAAGGATTTGAACGATATTATGGAGGGGAAGAAGAGGGTTCCATTGAGGGTGAGGATGGTTGAGGGGGGCGAGAATGGGATCGGTGCGGTGGAGGGCGAAGGGGTGGATATGGAGCAGGTGTTGGCGACGTTGAAGGTGGCGAGTGAGAGGCCGAAGAGAGAGCCGTTGATGAGTGCGCCGCCTTATTGAGCAGGTTCGGGATGATGTTGGTTGATTATGATGTAATGGGACTTGGACGAAGACGCTTGGTTAGCAAACGAAAGGACCTGGCGTAAGAGGACAGATATGGCTGGCCAGCTCAAGAAGATCTAGAAACCAAGTACAGATACAGATTACAGTCCGCATCCGTGTAGGCAGGTATGGACAGGTTCTCGAGCCGATATGGGTCTGTAGAACACCTTGCCTGCACGAGGTACTGACATGTTCCTCACTATCGCCGCAGCCGCTCTCGGTGCATGTCGCCGACATGAGACGCTCAACGGGTGTCTCGGTCCCAATATAACGCATAACATCCCTGGTCTTTCTGTACCCAAGAATCCTTTTTATGGCCTTTCTGTCGAAATCTACAGCGCCTATCCATGACAGCATATCTCTACACCTCTTACAGAATCTTCTCCTTGACGTACAAATCCATGTACTCATCCACGGGCATCTTGTACAACGCCGCGGGGTCGTTGTGCAGATCCACGAGCTTCTTCACATGATCCTTTGCGAAATGCGGCTCAATGTGACGGGCAAACTTGGCCAGAATCTCCGGCTTGGCCTCCTCTCTCCTCAAACGGTGTCCTAGTGGCGCCTCGATGACGACCTCGTCCAATACCGTACCATCCTTCAGCTTCACCGTCAGTGCGTTGGAGATGGTGCGCTTCTCTGGGTTGTGGTAGTCCTCGGTGAACTTGGGGTCTTCCTTGCAAGCGATCTTCTGGCGGAGGGACTCGACGAGAGGGGAGGAAGCGGCTTCACCACCATCGGTGTAGTCGTCGGCGGTGAGGCGGCCGAAGACCAGCATGGTCGCGGCCATGTACTGTACGCAGTGGTCGCGATCGGCGTAGTTGTCCATGGGCTTGAACTGCTTGTCGATGATGCGGATGCAGGCCTCATGGGTGCGGTTGGTCACCTCCTCGATGTCCTCGGCCGACTTGCCCATCTTCTTGAGCTGGTGGTGGATGCGCTCAGCGGCCTCGACGGCGGTTTGCGAGTGGAACTCGGCTGGGTAAGAGACCTTGAAAAGGACATTCTCCATGACGTACGAGCCGTAGGGACGCTGGAACTCGAACTTCTTGCCCTTGAAGTTGACATCGTAGAAACCCCAGACAGGTGTGGAGAGGACGGTGCCAACTCCACCCTCGCCCTTCATGACCTTGAGCACGAGGTCGACGGCGCGCTGGCAAGCGTCACCGGCGGCCCACGATTTGCGGGACATGGTGTTGGGGGTGTGGCGGTAGGTACGCATGCTCTGGCCGTCGACCCAGGCTTGGGAGATGGCGGCACGGGTCTGCTCCTCGTCCAAGCCCATCATCTGGGAGAcgacggcggtggaggcgacCTTGACGAGCACGACGTGATCGAGACCGACCTTGTTGAAGGAGTTCTCCAACGCCAAGCAACCCTGGATTTCGTGGGCCTTGATCATGCCCTCGAGAATGTCCTTGACGGTGAACGTCTTGCCGTTGTTGATCTTCTTGCCTCCGGCCTTGTTGGTGCGGTTCATCCAGTCGGCCACGGCGAGGATAGCTCCCATGTTGTCCGAGGGATGACCCCACTCAGCGGCGAGCCAGCAGTCGTTGAAGTCGAGCCATCTGATCATGGCACCGATGTTGAACGCACCGCTGATCGGGTCGAGGACGTATGGAGTACCTGGCACGCGAGTGCCGTTCTCGACCGTGATGCCGTCGACGGAGGGCCCGAGAAGCTTGGTGCATGAGGGGAATTCGAGGGCCTTGAGACCACAGCCGATGGtgtcgaggaagacgaagcgAGCAGTGTCCACCTGGGAGAGATGACACAACGTTCAGCACGAGCTCTTGAAGCTTACTGCATTTTCTGTTCATGGTTTCATAGCTTACCGCGAGGTCCGAGTCGATTTTGTAGTTGTGGATGTAATCGGCCATGTCCTTGATCTCTTGATCGTACTCGGCCTTGCCCGCAGGAATCGGAGCTCCGGAGCGTGTCGCCATGGTGGTGGAGAATGCTCGGGCGGATTGCAGCTGCGAGAATCGGGTGGTGGACGAGGACTTGACGGATTGCTGGAGCAGACGGGACGAAGAGCACAGCGGAGCAGTACTTCGGCTTAATCCTCTGGTGGTGCGGAGGAGACTGCgggcggcgagggaggacATCGCTGCCTTGATGGAGGACGTGAGGTTGATGCGTGAGTGAGTGGAGAGGAGATTTCGCTGGCGCTGTTCTGCTCTCCCTTGTTGCTCTGATGAAAAGATGTCCTGCCCGCCAATGCCAACAGTATCAGCTGTCGGGATGGCCGACCTCGGCTGGAGCTCTCTTCACTCGGGTATAATCGCACGCCGGCTATAACCGCATAAAATCCTTCCGATATCACCCTTGTCGACTTCACCCTCAGCATTGACAACATTGCGAAGCCCTTGGCATTCACTTACACTCAAATTATGCACTAGGCAATATTCACATGTTCAGCGACACCTTCGCCCGATCGCAATGGGTAGGCGTCTCGCCTGCGTTTCCTTGAGGCGGCAAACAAAGGACTGGAATGTCTGAAAATGGATCTCGTTACGTGATGTCGTAGGATGGTATGACGACTCGGCGCCACGACCGTCCAAGACCAGCACTCAAGCAATGTTATCAGTCTCCCAGCGAAGATCATTCACTGCCTCTTCCAATAGAATGAGCGGCGCTCTACCACCGGGGAACGTTTGAGCATTCGCCATGCAAGCCGGCGCCCGCGAAAGTCTTGAGCATATGTCTTTCGATCTCGGCACCATCCTGCGATGCACTCTGCGGTCTTAGCTTTCTCGCTGCTAGGCCTTGAGACTACTATGATCGCCTCTGGAGGTATATTGCCGGGGCATGGCAGTGATTGCACCTGCTCCAAAAGACGTGCTGCCATGCTATCGCCATGCATTGCCCTGCGTTGTCAAGCTATTTGCACATACCTTCTGCGCTTGGAGGCGGCGTCCGGGTAGTGGCACAGCGCTTTCGTTATCAAGCTGCGGATGATGACGGTCCTTCGTGAGGCGCGAAAGGTAAGTTTAAGAGCGTCCGACGTTCTCTTCGTGTGCAGGCTCGTGTTATCTCTCTTCCCCTCTCGAGTCACTCACACTAGCCATCGGTTCAGCGCATCATGGCCACTGTTCCTACCACCGAATCCATACCTCACGAGAAAGGCGATGCTATCGAGAATGGACATTCTGTATCTTCGCAGAGTCCACCGCCCGGAACACGCACGGGTCCTGAGACCGAGAAGCCGAAGCTCAATTTTGGCCAGAAATGTCTGAGGGAGCTCAAGACTCCTGGTTCCGCCATTCAGATCATTCTTGCCGCAATCCTTGGTATTGCGATCGGAATCGCTGTCAGTTCGACTACGACCGATATTCCTGAAGCGGCCCCAACGATCTTGGAGATTCCTGGAATGCTTTGGCTGCGAGCCCTGAGGGCAACGGGTATGTTGTGATTGATCTGGCGACCAGTCTGCCTTTGCTAATGTATCTTCAGTACTCCCCCTCATCGTCACTGCTATCATCTTGGCCGTGCAAAACCTGAAGGACATGTCCGAAGGCGGCTCCAAGCTCGTAAAGTGGACCATCGGATACTATGTTCTCACCACAATTTTCGCCGTAGTCCACAGCATGATCCTCATGGACTTGGTCTGGTCAAACTTGATGGTAGTCGCCGACGCCGAGAGTCTACAAGTCGACTCAGATCAACAGGAGACGATCGACGAGAACTCCGGCAATGCTCCACACGATATTGTGGTCTCAGTCTTCACATCGTTCATTCCTCAGAACATCTTCCAGGCGTTGGCCGAGGATCAGCTACTGGGCGTGCTCGTCACCGCTGTGGTTGTTGGCTGCTTGCTCAAGAGAGACTCTGCACTTCTCAGGGCCGTCAAGGAAATCGACAAGATGGTCTTCATTGTCATCAGCTTTCTCATCAAGCTGGCTCCGAtcggtgtcttcttcctcatccttgCCAATCTGCTGACCCTGCCTATCTCGGACATTGGCATTAATCTGGGCGTCCTTCTTGGCTCCTCTATCGCAGGTGAGTCAACTGCATGGCCGTTCTGATCAACTTCACTCTGCTGACCTTCAGCTCAAGGCATGTTCATCCACTTGTTCATCTTCCTGCCGATCATTTTCTTCTGCTTCACCCGCGAGAATCCGTTCACCATCTGGATGAAGTGCTCTCCTGCTTGGATCACTGCTTGGGGTTCGGCTTCATCGGCTGCCACTCTCCCCGTGACCATGAGATGTCTGAGGAAACAGAAGATCGCAGAGCCGATTGTGCAATTCACTGCTCCGTTGGGTGCTTTGATCAACATGGACGGGACGGCCATTTACGTATGTCAGATTtgcctcttctcttccgcttGCACTGACATATGCTTCCAGTTCCCATGCGTCGTAGTCTTCCTCGCAATAACCCAAGGGATGACTTTGAACGCAGGCGACTACAcgctcatcgtcctcctcgcggTCCTGTCATCCATCGCGACAACACCGATCCCATCATCCTCGCTAGTCCTCACAATCATGATTGCGAACTCAGTGGGCATCCCGATCACAGGAATGTACGCCGTCGTTGTCGCCATAGACTGGTTCATCGATCGGTTCAGGACTGCGGTGAATGTCAGCGGAGATGTATTTGCAGCTCGTATCCTAGAGAAGATGTCAGGGATCACGGACGAATCGGTCAGTCCGGGAGGACGGGAGCAGCAGATCTTGGATCGTATGGTGATGAGCGATAATCAAGCGACTCCGGAGAATGCGGATATCATCACGCCGGTGAAGGCGTGAGCATGAGTAAACAGATAGCGATACAGAGCACAACATTGCACATTTACCAGTCTTGCTTCCTGAAAGAGAACGTGAGCTTCGTTGTGACACTTTCGACATATTCCATACTGCAAATGAAGTGCACCTGAGGCATGACTTTCCTCGGCCTGAGGCATGACTTTCCTCTCATGACGCTGAATTACTTGCCTTGCCTtgcatcttcgccttctctcCACGCTGTTCTGCGATCACCTCCCACCGCTGCACCTTCGCCTGTCCCGTGCGAACATCAGCCGACGACGAGCGCATCGATCCCCACGCTCAACCCCGACATCGCCCATCATGGCGGAAATTCCAATCAAAGTCAAGCATCAAGGCAAGGTCCATGACCTTACTGTCGACCCCGCCTCAAATGGAGAAGAGTTGAAGATGCAACTATATTCTCTCACGAACGTCGAGCCAGAGAACCAAAAGATCCTCGCAAAGAAGCTCGTCAAGGATGACACGCCGTTGTCCACGCTCGGCCTCAAGCCTGGCGCTACCATCACACTCGTTGGAAACCCATCCGCAAGCGTTGTATTCGAGGCACCAAAAGAGAAGATGAAGTTTTCGGAGGACATGACGGAAGCAGAGCTGGCAAGACAGGCTGGTGCGATACCCGCGGGACTACAGAACATGGGAAACACTTGCTATGCAAACGCCACGCTGCAAACATTGCGTGCTGTTCCTGAGCTGCTTGACGAGTTGAAGACATACAAGCCTAGTGCGCCAGCTCCGggtccatcttcttctctcttctcgGCAGACCAACTCGCGCAGCACGGTATTGGAGGACTGGGTGGTGGCAACGACTTGACGTCTTCTTTGGGAGAGCTGTATCGGCAGATGAGCGAGACTCAGCAGGGCTTCCCGCCGCTCATGTTCCTCACAACATTACGACAGAAGTTTCCACAGTTCGCCGAGCGTGCAAAGAGTGGACACGGCTATGCTCAGCAGGATGCGGAAGAGGTCTGGTCTCAGGTAATTTCCACTCTCAATCAGACTCTCAAGCTGAAGGAGTCGGACGCCACCGAACTGGGCTTCAAGACTTGGGTGGAGAAGTACATGGGAGGCAAGTTTGAGGTGAAGATGACCTGCGATGAGGCACccgaggaggaagccgcCATTAACAATGAGGACTTCAACGACTTGAAGTGTAACATCCAGGCCGAGACAAATCACATGCGAGAAGGCATCAGTATCGCCCTcaacgagaagatcgagaagAACTCCCCCAGCCTGGGACGAAGTGCCATCTACTCCCGTCAATCGCGCATATCACGATTGCCCAAGTACCTTCCCATCCACTTCATCCGCTTCTTCTGGCGCAAGGACACCGGCAAGAAGGCAAAGATTCTCCGCAAGGTCACTTTCCAGCACGAGATCGATGTCACCGAGTTCTGCACCGATGAGCTCCGTAAGAAGCTCATTCCTGTGCGCGACAAGATTCGCGAGGTGAGGAAGGACGCGGAGGACATTGAGCGCGCGAAGAAGCGTCAGAAGAGGATGCagaaggagcaggagcagaaCGGAGACAGCAACGTGCGGTCTGATGAGCCGCTTcaaaagaagaaggataagGAGCGGGAACGAGAGCTGAAGGCAAAGGGCCTAAATGGCGAAGCGGAGCTGGCTGCCGAGAAGAAGACTGCGGGTGAAGACACTGCCATGGGCGGCACGGAGGAGAAGTTCAAGACCGATgaggagatcgaggctgAGCGTGCCGCttccatcctcgccgcgaagaaggacCTCCTCTCGCTTGTGCATCCTGACATGGCCAAGGATTCCACCGCCAACCAGACAGGTCT
Coding sequences:
- a CDS encoding putative Sodium/dicarboxylate symporter (Putative Sodium:dicarboxylate symporter. Contains predicted signal peptide. Predicted membrane localization.); the protein is MATVPTTESIPHEKGDAIENGHSVSSQSPPPGTRTGPETEKPKLNFGQKCLRELKTPGSAIQIILAAILGIAIGIAVSSTTTDIPEAAPTILEIPGMLWLRALRATVLPLIVTAIILAVQNLKDMSEGGSKLVKWTIGYYVLTTIFAVVHSMILMDLVWSNLMVVADAESLQVDSDQQETIDENSGNAPHDIVVSVFTSFIPQNIFQALAEDQLLGVLVTAVVVGCLLKRDSALLRAVKEIDKMVFIVISFLIKLAPIGVFFLILANLLTLPISDIGINLGVLLGSSIAGMFIHLFIFLPIIFFCFTRENPFTIWMKCSPAWITAWGSASSAATLPVTMRCLRKQKIAEPIVQFTAPLGALINMDGTAIYFPCVVVFLAITQGMTLNAGDYTLIVLLAVLSSIATTPIPSSSLVLTIMIANSVGIPITGMYAVVVAIDWFIDRFRTAVNVSGDVFAARILEKMSGITDESVSPGGREQQILDRMVMSDNQATPENADIITPVKA